The following coding sequences lie in one Primulina huaijiensis isolate GDHJ02 unplaced genomic scaffold, ASM1229523v2 scaffold205580, whole genome shotgun sequence genomic window:
- the LOC140966360 gene encoding GDP-mannose 4,6 dehydratase 2-like, which yields MATDSVSRSESADANGTDDLATPSPLPPQQTTLKIALITGITGQDGSYLTEFLLDKGYEVHGLIRRSSNFNTQRINHIYIDPHNAHKARMKLHYADLSDASSLRRWVDTILPDEVYNLAAQSHVAVSFEIPDYTADVVATGALRLLEAVRSHISSTGRSHIKYYQAGSSEMFGSTPPPQSESTPFHPRSPYAASKCAAHWYTVNYREAYGIFACNGILFNHESPRRGENFVTRKITRAVGRIKIGLQSKLFLGNLQASRDWGFAGDYVEAMWMMLQQEQPGDYVV from the coding sequence ATGGCCACTGATTCCGTTTCCAGATCCGAATCCGCCGACGCCAATGGCACCGATGATCTCGCCACCCCATCCCCTCTGCCGCCGCAGCAAACCACCCTGAAGATTGCTCTGATCACCGGGATCACCGGCCAAGATGGCTCCTACCTCACCGAGTTCCTTCTGGATAAAGGGTACGAAGTTCACGGCCTCATCCGGCGATCCTCCAACTTCAACACGCAGCGGATCAACCACATCTACATCGACCCCCACAACGCCCACAAGGCCCGGATGAAGCTCCACTACGCCGATTTGAGCGACGCCTCCTCACTCCGCCGCTGGGTCGATACAATCCTCCCTGATGAAGTCTACAACCTTGCGGCGCAGTCCCACGTCGCCGTGTCCTTCGAGATCCCCGATTACACCGCCGACGTGGTTGCCACGGGTGCACTCCGCCTCCTGGAGGCTGTCCGCTCTCACATTTCCTCGACAGGTCGGTCGCATATCAAATACTACCAGGCGGGGTCGTCGGAGATGTTCGGATCCACTCCGCCACCGCAGTCCGAGTCCACCCCCTTCCACCCCCGTTCCCCATACGCCGCCTCCAAGTGCGCCGCTCATTGGTACACCGTCAATTACCGTGAGGCGTATGGCATCTTCGCCTGCAATGGTATCCTATTCAACCACGAGTCACCCCGAAGGGGTGAGAATTTCGTGACCCGTAAGATCACCCGAGCCGTCGGTCGAATCAAGATCGGGCTGCAGAGCAAACTATTCCTTGGTAATCTGCAGGCATCAAGGGACTGGGGATTCGCAGGAGACTATGTGGAAGCAATGTGGATGATGCTTCAACAGGAGCAGCCAGGGGACTA